The genomic segment attaatttattaaaatataataaaatatataaataaataatcaaattacatCAACAAAATGTCAAtatcaaatagaaaattcataattaatatgatgaattgatgaaaaatgattatttattattcgaattaatgaatataaaagtattaatgTACCAATCAATACATGTATACCATGAAATCcagttgataaaaaaaagattgatCCATAAATTCTAtcattaatacaaaaatatgaattataatattcaaaaacttgtataatattaaaataaaatcctaaaataatagttattaataatatataaactcttgatttaaatttattatttaatgtattataatgtCTTAATGTTACAGTAAATcctgatataattaaaataattgaatttaataaaggaatttcaaatggattaaaaaatttgattatttttggtggtcatattgaattaatttcaattgatggagaaattgaattatgaaaaaatgttcaaaaaaaagaaataaaaaaaaataattctgaaataataaatataattattctaaattttaatatttttattacatatattgaaTGTATACCTTGAAATGTTCTTTCTCGAACGATATCTCGAAATCATATAAATACAgatatgattaaaataattaaattataatttattataattaaattat from the Bombus fervidus isolate BK054 unplaced genomic scaffold, iyBomFerv1 scaffold0182, whole genome shotgun sequence genome contains:
- the LOC139997781 gene encoding LOW QUALITY PROTEIN: cytochrome c oxidase subunit 3-like (The sequence of the model RefSeq protein was modified relative to this genomic sequence to represent the inferred CDS: substituted 8 bases at 8 genomic stop codons), which codes for MKKNFPFHIVTLSPXPIISSISLINFLLRIIIXIYINNLIIINYNLIILIISVFIXFRDIVRERTFQGIHSIYVIKILKFRIIIFIISELFFFISFFXTFFHNSISPSIEINSIXPPKIIKFFNPFEIPLLNSIILIISGFTVTLRHYNTLNNKFKSRVYILLITIILGFYFNIIQVFEYYNSYFCINDRIYGSIFFLSTGFHGIHVLIGTLILLYSLIRIINNHFSSIHHINYEFSIXYXHFVDVIXLFIYIFYYILIN